One genomic window of Streptomyces sp. NBC_01498 includes the following:
- a CDS encoding ATP-binding protein, protein MIATGQTGQVFGEHGIGKTSTFLGHIPRAHPGTRVVLVPAANLTPDDLLMNAPVRDDRTGELVLTQLIMSQLAPGEPFVLLIDDSLQAGATIQSQLMQIACNWTLGEHNLRALGCVGVFLSDNESPAETGSARGDLAVLDRMVTLRLTANDTAWRHALAARFPDRDLGEVFRIWSGLTPRLRGLLSPRTLEHVLDCARAGLPLSWGLPLVGGVRLSLRDLRKDGTEGADRTAEILDALASAVGADNPRTVADPVRRILRTALRERWAVLLQGPPGCGKTEITKTVVREELGADPVYFSLPVTNVEDLCVPVPSPDGRLDTLLARALSGPDEKVIVWDEYNRPKDKAAFAKLMEITQEWSLAGRPVEGLRAQIALQNPPYHLGRKLQVSRNNVAQASRFTVSYEVRPEDIPANEWLIAEYGQLAETVLDWWKNDIDDEGRDWITKRTLERLIKLRRAGQPLISGLIYLGDGEFAPVPLTALEARLDGANEETALGFKELVRDIDVWEKRLAVASETSSEGTNDTDAVHRALANAELSQLTPHVDAVARLLRRLPPKLRATYLVGQTADRQRYWVTVLARMKALAASS, encoded by the coding sequence ATGATCGCCACGGGGCAGACCGGCCAGGTCTTCGGCGAGCACGGCATCGGCAAGACCTCCACCTTCCTCGGCCACATCCCGCGCGCCCACCCCGGCACCCGTGTCGTCCTCGTCCCGGCGGCCAACCTCACCCCCGACGACCTCCTGATGAACGCGCCCGTACGGGACGACAGGACGGGCGAGCTGGTCCTCACCCAGTTGATCATGAGCCAACTCGCCCCCGGTGAGCCCTTCGTGCTGCTGATCGACGACTCGTTGCAGGCGGGCGCGACGATCCAGTCCCAGCTCATGCAGATCGCCTGCAACTGGACCCTCGGCGAGCACAACCTGCGCGCCCTCGGCTGCGTCGGGGTCTTCCTCTCCGACAACGAGTCGCCGGCCGAGACCGGTTCGGCGCGCGGCGACCTCGCCGTGCTCGACCGCATGGTCACCCTGCGCCTCACCGCCAACGACACCGCCTGGCGGCACGCGCTCGCGGCCCGCTTCCCCGACCGGGACCTCGGTGAGGTATTCCGGATCTGGAGCGGCCTGACACCCCGGCTGCGCGGCCTGCTCTCCCCGCGCACCCTGGAGCACGTGCTGGACTGCGCCCGCGCCGGCCTGCCGCTGAGCTGGGGCCTGCCACTGGTGGGCGGGGTGCGGCTGAGCCTGCGCGACCTGCGCAAGGACGGTACGGAGGGGGCGGACCGTACGGCGGAGATCCTGGACGCCCTCGCCTCCGCCGTGGGCGCGGACAATCCGCGCACGGTGGCCGACCCCGTACGCCGCATCCTGCGCACCGCCCTCCGGGAGCGCTGGGCGGTGCTGCTGCAAGGGCCGCCCGGCTGCGGAAAGACGGAGATCACCAAGACCGTCGTACGGGAGGAACTGGGCGCGGACCCGGTCTACTTCTCGCTCCCCGTGACCAACGTCGAGGACCTGTGCGTGCCGGTCCCCAGCCCGGACGGGCGGCTGGACACGCTGCTGGCGCGGGCGCTCTCGGGGCCGGACGAGAAGGTGATCGTCTGGGACGAGTACAACCGGCCGAAGGACAAGGCCGCGTTCGCCAAACTGATGGAGATCACCCAGGAGTGGTCGCTGGCCGGGCGGCCGGTGGAGGGGCTGCGCGCCCAGATCGCCCTCCAGAACCCGCCGTACCACCTGGGCAGAAAACTCCAGGTCAGCCGGAACAACGTGGCGCAGGCGAGCCGCTTCACGGTCAGCTACGAGGTACGGCCCGAGGACATCCCGGCCAACGAGTGGCTGATCGCGGAGTACGGGCAGCTGGCGGAGACCGTCCTCGACTGGTGGAAGAACGACATCGACGACGAGGGCCGGGACTGGATCACCAAGCGGACGCTGGAGCGCCTCATCAAACTGCGCCGGGCCGGGCAGCCCCTGATCTCCGGCCTGATCTATCTCGGCGACGGCGAGTTCGCCCCGGTCCCGCTGACCGCCCTCGAAGCACGGCTGGACGGCGCGAATGAGGAAACGGCGCTCGGCTTCAAGGAGTTGGTGCGGGACATAGACGTCTGGGAGAAACGGCTGGCCGTCGCGTCGGAGACCTCGTCCGAGGGGACGAACGACACGGACGCGGTGCACCGGGCGCTGGCCAACGCCGAACTGTCCCAGCTCACACCGCATGTCGACGCGGTGGCCCGGCTGCTGCGACGGCTGCCGCCGAAGCTGCGCGCCACGTATCTGGTCGGGCAGACGGCGGACCGGCAGCGCTACTGGGTCACTGTGCTGGCCCGTATGAAGGCACTCGCCGCGTCGTCGTGA